The Kitasatospora paranensis genome has a window encoding:
- a CDS encoding SpoIIE family protein phosphatase, protein MPGGDGRRDEQRLLGPAFAGLAAGVLLLDAEGRILAVNPWAEGLLGRTAAAMAGADAHELLHRGPGGAPVPRSRCRLLAVAAQGRPAWGESDAFLTGDGRSLPVRWSAAPVLRGGRTVGLAVLFADVAGSTAPNGREAARMSHLEGLTERLTLVGAITEVLSETLDVEEAVDRLGPLLVPALADWVAVDLRTPEGDVRRVAVLGPAGRDSALEAWRGPLPPPTALSRSALVRVLHGAAPVVLGVREMAEPPDAPLAAVQTGFLRALGATSAAVVPLTSARETTGALTAVRTGAGRPFTEGELALLADIGHRAGVAIDNARLFGEQRDIATAMQRHLLTELPRDPDMSLAARYQPAPAGSRVGGDWYDAFRLSDGAMALVIGDVIGHDLQAAARMAQLRNILRALAWDRHEAPAAVMARLDDAMTSLTDVPMATVILAYVEKPLAGSWRLRWTSAGHPPPLLLLPAAATPSRGEARYLEAGQGLVLGAGGDPERHDGTEELPAGSTLLLFTDGLVEVPGADLGAGLEKLRRHAAQVAGYPLEEFCDQILRVVPPGSTDDTALLAFRVPSG, encoded by the coding sequence ATGCCCGGCGGCGATGGTCGGAGAGACGAGCAGCGGTTGCTGGGCCCGGCGTTCGCGGGGTTGGCGGCCGGGGTGCTCCTGCTCGACGCGGAGGGACGGATTCTGGCCGTCAATCCGTGGGCCGAAGGACTGCTGGGCCGCACGGCAGCGGCGATGGCGGGGGCGGATGCCCACGAGTTGCTGCATCGGGGTCCCGGCGGCGCCCCGGTTCCGCGCTCGCGGTGCCGGCTGTTGGCGGTCGCCGCGCAGGGGCGGCCGGCCTGGGGTGAGAGCGACGCCTTTCTGACCGGTGACGGCAGGTCTCTGCCGGTGCGCTGGTCGGCGGCACCCGTCCTGCGTGGGGGCCGCACGGTGGGTCTGGCCGTGTTGTTCGCCGACGTCGCGGGGAGCACTGCGCCCAATGGGCGGGAAGCCGCCCGGATGAGCCATCTGGAGGGCCTGACCGAACGGCTGACCCTGGTCGGCGCGATCACCGAGGTGCTGTCCGAGACGCTGGACGTCGAGGAGGCCGTGGATCGGCTCGGCCCGCTGCTCGTCCCCGCGCTGGCGGACTGGGTGGCCGTGGATCTGCGCACCCCCGAGGGCGACGTCCGCCGGGTCGCCGTCCTCGGCCCGGCGGGGCGGGACTCCGCTCTGGAGGCATGGCGGGGCCCGCTGCCGCCGCCGACGGCCCTGTCGCGTTCGGCGCTGGTGCGGGTGCTGCACGGCGCAGCGCCCGTCGTGCTCGGTGTGCGGGAGATGGCCGAGCCGCCCGATGCGCCGCTCGCCGCCGTCCAGACGGGATTCCTGCGCGCCCTGGGCGCGACCTCCGCCGCTGTCGTCCCGCTGACCAGTGCCCGCGAGACCACCGGGGCGCTCACGGCGGTACGCACCGGTGCGGGCCGGCCCTTCACCGAGGGCGAACTGGCCCTGCTCGCCGACATCGGTCACCGGGCCGGCGTGGCCATCGACAACGCCCGCCTGTTCGGCGAGCAGCGCGATATCGCGACTGCCATGCAGCGCCATCTGCTCACCGAACTGCCGCGCGACCCGGACATGTCGCTGGCTGCCCGCTACCAGCCCGCTCCTGCCGGTTCGCGGGTCGGGGGTGACTGGTACGACGCGTTCCGGCTCAGCGACGGCGCGATGGCGCTGGTGATCGGCGACGTGATCGGACACGATCTCCAGGCGGCGGCCCGGATGGCCCAGCTGCGCAACATCCTTCGCGCTCTGGCCTGGGATCGGCACGAGGCGCCGGCCGCCGTCATGGCGCGACTCGATGACGCGATGACGAGCCTGACCGATGTGCCCATGGCGACCGTGATCCTCGCCTACGTCGAGAAGCCTCTGGCCGGGTCGTGGCGGCTGCGGTGGACAAGTGCCGGGCATCCGCCGCCGCTGCTGCTGCTTCCCGCGGCCGCGACGCCGTCCCGCGGCGAGGCGCGATATCTGGAGGCCGGGCAAGGGCTCGTCCTTGGAGCGGGTGGGGATCCCGAACGTCATGACGGCACAGAGGAGCTACCGGCCGGTTCAACGCTGCTGCTGTTCACGGACGGCCTCGTGGAAGTCCCGGGTGCCGATCTCGGGGCCGGACTGGAAAAGCTGCGCCGTCACGCCGCCCAGGTGGCGGGCTACCCGTTGGAGGAGTTCTGCGACCAGATCCTTCGGGTCGTGCCTCCCGGCAGCACCGACGACACGGCACTTCTCGCCTTCCGGGTACCGTCGGGCTGA
- a CDS encoding DUF5994 family protein, whose protein sequence is MSPAQPSTPDVVTRLSLSPAGLRPGRLDGAWWPGSYDLLLELPALVAVLDARWGRVTRVTLNPTHWPVIPSRIPVAGHVVHGGWFGVEQDPNAIMVRSFKTARLDLLVVPPGTDDAAAARLMAAAADPANVRTASALTAAEAAGLLAGAACQS, encoded by the coding sequence ATGTCCCCCGCCCAACCGTCCACCCCCGACGTGGTGACCCGCCTGTCACTGTCTCCCGCCGGTCTGCGACCTGGCCGGCTTGACGGCGCCTGGTGGCCCGGGTCGTACGACCTCCTGCTGGAACTCCCCGCCTTGGTGGCGGTCCTGGACGCCCGTTGGGGCCGGGTCACCCGGGTCACACTGAACCCGACCCACTGGCCGGTGATCCCGTCCCGGATCCCGGTCGCCGGACACGTCGTCCACGGTGGCTGGTTCGGCGTGGAGCAGGATCCGAACGCGATCATGGTGCGTTCCTTCAAGACTGCCCGGCTTGACCTGCTGGTCGTTCCGCCAGGGACGGACGACGCCGCGGCGGCCCGGCTTATGGCGGCGGCGGCCGACCCGGCCAACGTCCGCACCGCCTCCGCGCTGACCGCAGCCGAGGCTGCCGGACTCCTGGCGGGAGCGGCCTGCCAATCCTGA
- a CDS encoding DUF5994 family protein, with protein MATDRTFPYPITGLFDGARWPRSHEPRSEPPSLIAALRGRVGPILPVSVERTARNTVPHRVTVDGQVVRINRFSSSVHTIGVGDGHQDRFLLLVVPPRTRPAAARTAMASAAAPGNSTLAPWILTAASLGPAAEGAPPPAPPGATAQRIGRRPGRRHGRSRCRPGRSHCRPGHSPAADRGAAGCAQSATCARPGPPAEASAQILGAASSGPRRSRSTATSAAAAPK; from the coding sequence ATGGCCACCGACCGCACCTTCCCGTACCCGATCACCGGACTCTTCGACGGTGCCCGGTGGCCGCGCTCGCACGAGCCGAGAAGCGAACCACCCTCTCTGATCGCCGCGCTGCGCGGCCGAGTCGGCCCGATCCTGCCCGTCAGCGTGGAACGGACGGCCAGGAACACGGTGCCGCACCGGGTCACGGTCGACGGGCAGGTGGTACGCATCAATCGCTTCTCTTCCAGCGTCCACACCATCGGTGTGGGCGACGGACACCAGGACCGCTTCCTGTTGCTGGTCGTCCCGCCACGGACCCGTCCGGCCGCGGCCCGCACCGCGATGGCTTCGGCGGCCGCCCCTGGCAACAGCACTCTGGCCCCCTGGATCCTCACCGCCGCGTCCCTGGGCCCAGCCGCCGAGGGCGCTCCCCCACCCGCCCCGCCTGGCGCAACGGCACAGCGAATTGGCCGCCGCCCTGGCCGCCGCCATGGCCGGTCCCGCTGCCGCCCGGGCCGCAGCCACTGCCGCCCCGGCCACAGCCCGGCGGCTGACCGCGGAGCGGCAGGATGCGCACAGTCGGCCACATGCGCGCGTCCGGGTCCGCCGGCGGAAGCGTCTGCTCAGATCCTAGGCGCGGCTTCGTCCGGGCCAAGGCGAAGCCGCTCGACGGCGACCAGCGCGGCGGCGGCGCCGAAGTGA
- a CDS encoding CBS domain-containing protein yields MTTTLDRPATTLTVGDLMTRPELQISDHVTVDAAIDVLLSSGADHLLVRDEDGRCAGLLTRLHLAPFQGRPWYTERTPVRDIVLDRAPFATIGMPAAAAAAAMRARGLDIWPVVDHDGHVIGLLSF; encoded by the coding sequence ATGACCACCACCCTCGACCGCCCCGCCACCACCCTCACGGTCGGCGACCTGATGACACGCCCGGAGCTGCAGATCAGCGACCACGTCACCGTCGACGCCGCGATAGACGTCCTGCTCAGCTCCGGCGCCGACCACCTCCTGGTCCGCGACGAGGACGGCCGCTGCGCCGGACTGCTGACCCGCCTGCACCTCGCGCCGTTCCAGGGCCGGCCCTGGTATACCGAACGCACCCCGGTGCGCGACATCGTCCTCGACCGTGCCCCGTTCGCCACCATCGGCATGCCCGCCGCCGCCGCGGCCGCCGCCATGCGCGCCCGCGGCCTGGACATCTGGCCGGTAGTGGACCACGACGGCCACGTCATCGGCCTGCTCAGCTTCTAG
- a CDS encoding DEAD/DEAH box helicase, whose amino-acid sequence MNRSSRSSYQNTNSRSSASSRAGGGSGSRAGSGGSSFYGDRPSGGRSARQSFSPQGEFAMPVSTIPALPAVEAFDELNMPKALLAVLTRQGVTAPFPIQAATLPNSLAGRDVLGRGRTGSGKTIAFGLAVLARTAGQRAEPRRPLALVLVPTRELAQQVTDALTPYAHAVRLRMAAVVGGMSIGRQAQALNRGAEVVVATPGRLKDLIQRGDCQLDGVGITVLDEADQMADMGFLPQVTELLEQVADGGQTMLFSATLDRNVDRLVRCFLNDPVTHSVDPSAGAVSTMEHHVLHVQNSDKNATIAHIASRDGGVIMFTDTKHGADRLVEDLLANGVKAAALHGGKSQPQRTRTLEQFRTGQVTALIATNVAARGIHVDGLDLVVNLDPPADHKDYLHRGGRTARAGQSGTVVTLVLPNQRREMARMMITAAITPVTTRVSAGDADLARITGARVPTGIPTVITAPIVERPRRSPSTTRGRRSRPANAGRNAQSANGSSSTAPGRLAVAA is encoded by the coding sequence ATGAACCGCTCCAGTCGCTCCTCGTACCAGAACACCAACTCCCGCTCCTCGGCCTCTTCCCGCGCTGGAGGTGGCAGCGGCTCCAGGGCCGGGTCCGGTGGCAGCTCCTTCTACGGCGACCGCCCCTCTGGCGGCCGTAGCGCTCGTCAGAGCTTCTCCCCGCAGGGCGAGTTCGCGATGCCGGTGAGCACCATCCCGGCGCTGCCGGCCGTCGAGGCCTTCGACGAACTGAACATGCCGAAGGCCCTGCTGGCGGTGCTGACCCGCCAGGGCGTCACGGCGCCGTTCCCGATCCAGGCCGCGACGCTGCCGAACTCGCTGGCCGGCCGTGACGTGCTGGGACGAGGTCGTACCGGCTCCGGGAAGACCATCGCGTTCGGCCTGGCCGTGCTGGCCCGCACCGCCGGGCAGCGTGCCGAGCCGCGCCGCCCGCTGGCCCTGGTGCTGGTCCCCACCCGCGAGCTTGCGCAACAGGTCACCGACGCCCTCACCCCCTACGCCCACGCGGTGCGGCTGCGGATGGCTGCCGTGGTGGGCGGGATGTCGATCGGCCGCCAGGCGCAGGCGCTGAACCGCGGGGCGGAGGTCGTGGTGGCCACCCCCGGCCGGCTCAAGGACCTGATCCAGCGGGGCGACTGCCAGTTGGACGGGGTCGGCATCACCGTCCTTGACGAGGCGGACCAGATGGCCGACATGGGTTTCCTCCCGCAGGTCACCGAGCTCCTCGAGCAGGTCGCTGACGGCGGCCAGACGATGCTGTTCTCCGCCACCCTGGACCGCAACGTCGACCGCCTGGTGCGGTGCTTCCTCAACGACCCGGTCACCCACTCGGTGGACCCGTCTGCCGGGGCGGTCAGCACCATGGAGCACCACGTGCTGCACGTGCAGAACTCCGACAAGAACGCCACCATCGCCCACATCGCGTCCCGCGACGGCGGGGTGATCATGTTCACCGACACCAAGCACGGCGCGGACCGCCTGGTCGAGGACCTGCTCGCGAACGGCGTGAAGGCCGCGGCCCTGCACGGCGGCAAGTCCCAGCCCCAGCGCACCCGCACCCTGGAACAGTTCCGCACCGGCCAGGTCACCGCGCTGATCGCCACCAACGTCGCCGCCCGGGGCATCCACGTCGACGGCCTCGACCTGGTCGTCAACCTGGACCCGCCGGCCGACCACAAGGACTACCTGCACCGGGGCGGGCGCACCGCCCGCGCCGGCCAGTCCGGCACCGTCGTCACCCTCGTGCTGCCCAACCAGCGCCGCGAGATGGCCCGCATGATGATCACAGCCGCCATCACCCCCGTCACCACCCGTGTCAGCGCCGGCGACGCGGACCTGGCTCGCATCACCGGCGCCCGCGTCCCCACCGGCATCCCCACCGTGATCACGGCCCCCATCGTCGAACGCCCCCGCCGCAGCCCGTCCACCACTCGCGGCCGCCGCAGCCGCCCCGCCAACGCCGGCCGCAACGCGCAGAGCGCCAACGGCTCCAGCAGCACCGCTCCCGGGCGCCTCGCCGTCGCCGCATAG
- a CDS encoding cold-shock protein: MANGTVKWFNAEKGFGFIEQDGGGADVFAHYSNINANGFRELLEGQKVEFDVTQGQKGPQAENIRPL; this comes from the coding sequence ATGGCTAATGGCACTGTGAAGTGGTTCAACGCGGAAAAGGGCTTCGGCTTTATCGAGCAGGACGGTGGCGGCGCTGACGTGTTCGCCCACTACTCGAACATCAATGCCAATGGCTTCCGTGAGCTGCTCGAGGGCCAGAAGGTCGAGTTCGACGTCACGCAGGGCCAGAAGGGCCCGCAGGCCGAGAACATTCGTCCGCTGTAG
- a CDS encoding MerR family transcriptional regulator yields MGRAAEMTGTTPGFLRALGEHGLITPLRSGGGHRRYSRYQLRIAMRARDLVDQGTAIDAACRIVILEDQLEEALRINEQLRRSPHGQEPEADT; encoded by the coding sequence ATGGGCCGCGCCGCGGAGATGACCGGCACCACACCCGGCTTCCTACGCGCCCTCGGCGAACACGGCCTCATCACCCCACTGCGCTCCGGCGGCGGACACCGCCGCTACTCCCGCTACCAGCTGCGCATCGCGATGCGCGCCCGCGACCTCGTCGACCAGGGCACCGCCATCGACGCCGCCTGCCGCATCGTCATCCTCGAGGACCAACTCGAGGAGGCCCTGCGCATCAACGAACAGCTCCGCCGCTCCCCGCACGGCCAGGAGCCGGAAGCCGACACCTGA
- a CDS encoding DnaB-like helicase N-terminal domain-containing protein has translation MAWLAADAVPDPSLVVDYGQVVAGAAVDRPLGEDGESSEQALLAALMTQPAAARDLCGWLRAEDFGDERLGRIYAVLVEQELRNEPQIAGRGRVNMAGRRLRWSWPASSRLPSPSSGRWIRERGQRRGRH, from the coding sequence GTGGCGTGGCTGGCGGCCGACGCGGTGCCGGACCCGAGCCTGGTGGTGGACTACGGGCAGGTCGTGGCCGGCGCGGCGGTCGATAGGCCTCTCGGTGAGGACGGGGAGTCCAGCGAGCAGGCGCTGCTCGCAGCGTTGATGACGCAGCCCGCCGCAGCCAGGGACCTGTGTGGCTGGCTGCGGGCCGAGGACTTCGGTGACGAGAGGCTCGGCCGCATCTACGCGGTGCTCGTCGAGCAGGAGCTGCGGAACGAGCCGCAGATCGCCGGACGGGGGAGGGTGAACATGGCCGGGCGCCGACTGCGGTGGTCATGGCCGGCCTCGTCGCGGCTGCCGAGTCCGAGCAGTGGCCGGTGGATTAGGGAACGTGGCCAGCGGCGAGGGCGGCACTGA
- a CDS encoding PucR family transcriptional regulator: protein MDRARCRPGAVRDRNRLIAPIEMAGDLLGVVALVDPDRRAAETDTSTLEHAALVLAPLLFHERRLAELEQPHLRCDVVDRLISGEATEDVLAQAASLGHDLRRQHRVAALEWAGMTGRAALGDAVLRAAGRLRWDVLIGSRGETTVVLIAGEDRRDPGGELHRAVSDELGTGTGAIGVGGHCDVFTDLPHSYDEAVRALTVRRQSRHPYGSTGFEELGLCRMMGTGDGEREADRFVHEWLGRLLHYDARHHTELVTTLSRYLESGGSYDATSETLLIHRSTVRYRLQRIREITGHDLSNVETRLNLHVATRIRNVLDTPR, encoded by the coding sequence ATGGACCGCGCGCGGTGTCGGCCCGGCGCTGTACGGGACCGGAACCGGCTGATCGCCCCCATCGAGATGGCCGGTGACCTGCTCGGCGTGGTCGCGCTGGTCGATCCGGACCGGCGGGCGGCGGAAACGGACACCTCGACGCTCGAACATGCCGCTCTGGTGCTGGCTCCCCTGCTCTTTCACGAGCGCAGGCTGGCTGAGCTGGAGCAGCCCCACCTGAGGTGCGACGTAGTCGACCGGCTGATCTCGGGTGAAGCAACCGAAGACGTCCTCGCCCAGGCGGCATCCCTGGGCCACGACCTGCGCCGTCAGCACCGGGTCGCCGCACTGGAATGGGCCGGGATGACCGGAAGGGCCGCGCTCGGCGACGCGGTGCTGCGCGCGGCCGGGCGGCTGCGATGGGACGTGCTCATCGGCTCTCGTGGCGAGACCACCGTTGTCCTGATCGCCGGTGAGGACCGGCGCGATCCGGGAGGCGAGCTGCATCGGGCCGTCTCGGACGAACTCGGCACCGGGACCGGCGCGATCGGGGTCGGCGGCCACTGCGACGTCTTCACCGATCTGCCGCACTCCTACGACGAGGCCGTCCGCGCCCTCACCGTCCGCCGCCAGTCCCGGCATCCGTACGGCAGCACCGGTTTCGAGGAGCTGGGCCTGTGCCGCATGATGGGCACCGGCGACGGCGAACGGGAAGCCGACCGCTTCGTCCACGAATGGCTGGGTCGGCTGCTGCACTACGACGCCCGCCACCACACCGAGCTGGTGACGACACTCTCGCGCTATCTGGAGAGCGGCGGCAGCTACGACGCGACCTCCGAGACGCTCCTCATTCACCGCAGCACCGTCCGCTACCGCCTCCAACGCATCCGCGAGATCACCGGACACGACCTCAGCAACGTCGAGACCCGCCTCAATCTGCACGTCGCCACGCGTATCCGCAACGTGCTCGACACACCCCGCTGA
- the dnaK gene encoding molecular chaperone DnaK: MAKAVGIDLGTTNSVIAVWEGGEPSVVPNAEGNRTTPSVVAFSDSGDRLVGQLARRQSILNPKGTITSAKRFIGRRYDEVSDEAKAVSFDVVEGPGGVARFEVKGKQYAPEEISAQVLRKLTDDAGKALGERVTEAVITVPAYFNDAQRQATKDAGKIAGLEVLRIINEPTAAALAYGLDKKGHETVMVFDLGGGTFDISILDVGDGVVEVRATAGDSHLGGDDFDRRVVDHLADGFQKAEGIDLRKDPQALQRLFEAAEKAKTELSSVTQTQVSLPFVTADASGPKHLTETLRRATFEQITADLVERCLGPVKQAMSDAKITENDIDEVILVGGSTRIPAVQTLVRRLTGGKDPNMSVNPDEVVALGAATQAGVLKGEVKDVLLLDVIPLSLGVETAGGVMTKIIERNTTIPARRSETFSTAEDNQPAVDIVVLQGEREMAADNRVLGRFRLENLRPARRGETQIEVTFDIDANGILKVSAKDKDTGAEQGITISEGSNLDPSEVERMIQEAEAHRSSDLALREVIDARNELDAAAYQVERRLHELEDAAPEHERARAQMLIEEARAADKQEAPLDRVRGLISELQQIHAALASHAARAGQPGAEPGAGPGPGPGGGSQVGDDDVIDADFDKS; this comes from the coding sequence ATGGCGAAGGCAGTAGGTATCGACCTCGGTACCACCAACTCGGTCATCGCGGTCTGGGAGGGCGGTGAGCCCTCCGTTGTCCCGAACGCCGAGGGGAACAGGACCACCCCGTCGGTCGTCGCCTTCTCCGACAGTGGTGATCGGCTGGTCGGGCAACTCGCGCGCCGGCAGTCGATCCTCAATCCCAAAGGCACCATCACCTCGGCCAAGCGGTTTATCGGCCGTCGCTACGACGAGGTCTCCGACGAGGCCAAGGCGGTTTCCTTCGACGTGGTCGAGGGGCCGGGCGGTGTGGCTCGCTTCGAGGTGAAGGGCAAGCAGTACGCGCCGGAGGAGATCAGCGCGCAGGTGCTGCGGAAGTTGACCGACGATGCCGGGAAGGCGCTCGGCGAGCGGGTCACGGAGGCGGTCATCACTGTGCCGGCGTACTTCAACGACGCGCAGCGCCAGGCAACCAAGGACGCCGGGAAGATCGCCGGTCTTGAGGTCCTGCGGATCATCAACGAGCCGACCGCCGCCGCGCTGGCCTACGGGCTGGACAAGAAGGGCCACGAGACGGTCATGGTCTTCGACCTCGGGGGCGGCACCTTCGACATCAGCATCCTGGACGTCGGGGACGGCGTTGTGGAGGTCCGCGCCACCGCGGGCGACTCGCACCTGGGCGGCGACGACTTCGACCGCCGGGTGGTGGACCATCTGGCCGACGGATTCCAGAAGGCCGAGGGCATCGACCTGCGCAAGGACCCGCAGGCACTGCAGCGCCTGTTCGAGGCGGCAGAGAAGGCGAAGACCGAACTGAGCTCGGTCACCCAGACCCAGGTCAGTCTGCCCTTCGTTACGGCAGACGCCTCCGGGCCGAAGCACCTCACCGAGACGCTCCGCCGCGCCACCTTCGAGCAGATCACCGCCGACCTGGTGGAGCGCTGCCTCGGCCCGGTCAAGCAGGCGATGAGCGACGCCAAGATCACCGAAAACGACATCGACGAGGTCATACTCGTCGGCGGCTCGACCCGTATCCCCGCCGTGCAGACGCTGGTACGGCGGCTGACCGGCGGCAAGGACCCGAACATGAGCGTCAACCCGGACGAGGTCGTGGCGCTGGGCGCCGCCACCCAGGCCGGCGTGCTCAAGGGCGAGGTCAAGGACGTCCTGCTGCTGGACGTCATCCCGCTGTCTCTGGGCGTGGAGACAGCGGGCGGCGTGATGACCAAGATCATCGAGCGGAACACCACCATCCCGGCCCGCCGCTCGGAGACCTTCTCCACCGCCGAGGACAACCAGCCGGCCGTGGACATCGTGGTGCTCCAGGGCGAACGCGAGATGGCCGCCGACAACCGGGTGCTCGGCCGCTTCCGACTGGAGAACCTCAGGCCGGCCCGCCGCGGCGAGACCCAGATCGAGGTCACCTTCGACATCGACGCCAACGGCATCCTCAAGGTCAGCGCCAAGGACAAGGACACCGGAGCCGAGCAGGGCATCACCATCAGTGAAGGCTCCAACCTCGACCCGTCCGAGGTCGAGCGGATGATCCAGGAAGCCGAGGCCCACCGCAGCTCCGACCTGGCCCTGCGCGAGGTCATAGATGCCCGCAACGAGCTGGATGCCGCCGCCTACCAGGTCGAGCGCCGGCTGCACGAGTTGGAGGACGCCGCGCCGGAGCACGAGCGGGCCCGCGCTCAGATGCTCATCGAAGAGGCGCGTGCCGCCGACAAGCAGGAGGCGCCGCTGGACCGGGTCCGTGGTCTCATTTCCGAACTCCAGCAGATCCACGCGGCGCTGGCCTCCCACGCCGCCAGGGCCGGGCAGCCGGGCGCCGAGCCCGGTGCGGGGCCCGGCCCCGGTCCCGGGGGCGGATCTCAGGTTGGCGACGACGACGTCATCGATGCCGACTTCGACAAGAGCTGA
- a CDS encoding nucleotide exchange factor GrpE: MSDQEQSRRPVASSAEDQLPPGPAQPAAAEPRAHEAAGRARPPDETRQESPEEQGARIAELEDKWRRALADVDNIRKRYARERPRELEAERARVASAWLPVVDNLDLALEHADSDSGAIVSGVKAVRDQAVEVLRRLGYPRYEETGVPFHPELHEVVSVVDEPDTAPGTVVKVLRPGYGEPGRQLRPAAVVVSRTQG; this comes from the coding sequence ATGTCGGATCAGGAACAGAGCCGCCGCCCCGTGGCCAGCTCCGCCGAGGACCAGCTCCCGCCCGGCCCCGCGCAGCCGGCGGCGGCCGAACCCCGGGCCCACGAGGCCGCGGGAAGGGCACGGCCGCCCGACGAGACGCGACAGGAGTCGCCCGAGGAGCAGGGCGCCCGTATCGCGGAACTGGAGGACAAGTGGCGGCGTGCGCTCGCCGACGTCGACAACATCCGCAAGCGGTACGCCCGCGAACGCCCCCGAGAGCTGGAGGCCGAGCGGGCCAGGGTGGCCTCCGCGTGGCTCCCCGTCGTCGACAACCTCGACCTGGCCCTGGAGCACGCAGACTCGGACTCCGGGGCGATCGTCAGCGGTGTCAAGGCGGTACGCGACCAGGCCGTCGAGGTGCTGCGAAGGCTCGGTTACCCCCGCTACGAGGAGACCGGCGTCCCCTTCCACCCCGAACTCCACGAAGTGGTGTCCGTGGTGGATGAGCCGGACACCGCTCCGGGCACTGTCGTGAAGGTGCTGCGGCCCGGCTACGGCGAACCCGGCCGCCAATTGCGGCCGGCCGCAGTAGTGGTCAGCCGCACGCAGGGGTGA
- a CDS encoding DnaJ C-terminal domain-containing protein, giving the protein MAEDYYEVLGVPRTADAAEIQQAFRTLARRYHPDVNRDPAAEERFKQINEAYGVLSDPDTRSRYDRFGPDFRQIPEDYDERVAAGPGFGSGAYRGSPFGGARGADRSGARTWTQTDFDTSGVDFEDLFGGMFGGRAGRAGRGSPIPGADQEAELTLSLEEAYRGGKRKITLGGPGGERGYDVSIPAGVVDGQRIRLAGEGGRGRGPGSSGDLYLLVRIAPHPRYRLVGRDIHVDLPVSAWEAALGATVPVSGPGGTVKVHVPPGTSTGRRLRLRGEGMPHPKGSPGDLYAEIKVMVPPSPGPRERELFEELAAVSSFDPRKQT; this is encoded by the coding sequence ATGGCAGAGGACTACTACGAGGTGCTGGGCGTCCCCCGCACCGCCGACGCCGCAGAGATCCAGCAGGCGTTCCGTACCCTGGCCCGCCGTTACCACCCGGACGTCAACCGCGATCCGGCTGCCGAGGAGCGCTTCAAGCAGATCAACGAGGCGTACGGCGTGCTGTCCGACCCCGACACCCGGTCCCGCTACGACCGCTTCGGCCCGGACTTCCGGCAGATTCCGGAGGACTACGACGAGCGGGTCGCGGCCGGCCCCGGCTTCGGCAGCGGCGCGTACCGCGGCAGTCCCTTCGGAGGCGCCCGAGGAGCCGACCGGTCGGGTGCCCGCACCTGGACGCAGACCGACTTCGACACTTCCGGCGTGGACTTCGAGGACCTCTTCGGGGGCATGTTCGGCGGCCGGGCCGGCCGCGCCGGGCGGGGCAGCCCGATCCCCGGCGCAGACCAGGAAGCCGAACTCACGCTCAGCCTGGAGGAGGCATACCGCGGCGGCAAGCGGAAGATCACCCTGGGCGGCCCCGGCGGGGAGCGCGGCTACGACGTCAGCATCCCGGCCGGGGTGGTCGACGGGCAGCGCATCAGGCTCGCGGGAGAGGGCGGCCGAGGCCGAGGACCGGGATCCTCCGGGGACCTGTACCTCCTGGTCAGGATCGCCCCCCACCCGCGATACCGGCTCGTCGGGCGCGACATCCACGTCGATCTGCCCGTCAGCGCCTGGGAAGCCGCCCTCGGCGCGACGGTGCCTGTCTCCGGTCCGGGCGGGACGGTCAAGGTGCACGTGCCGCCCGGCACCTCCACCGGCCGCCGGCTGCGGCTGCGCGGCGAGGGGATGCCTCATCCCAAAGGTTCCCCCGGTGACCTCTACGCCGAGATCAAGGTGATGGTGCCGCCCTCGCCCGGCCCGCGCGAACGAGAGCTGTTCGAGGAACTGGCCGCCGTCTCCTCCTTCGACCCGAGGAAGCAGACATGA
- the trxA gene encoding thioredoxin: MSTSPAGHAHLGGSTWTVACANCGRTNRVPAAAKGSPRCGNCRAPLPWIAEAGDADFGKVAEQADLPVLVDLWASWCGPCRMVSPALEQVAKDLAGQIKLVKVDIDESPHLARRFEVQAVPTLLILDRGRPVARQTGAAPAHALRRWVDESLSASHGSADPTSGRPR, from the coding sequence ATGAGTACTTCTCCAGCAGGCCACGCCCACCTCGGCGGCAGTACGTGGACGGTCGCCTGCGCCAACTGCGGCCGGACCAATCGCGTACCCGCCGCGGCAAAGGGCAGCCCGCGCTGCGGCAACTGCCGGGCCCCGCTGCCGTGGATCGCCGAAGCGGGCGATGCCGACTTCGGAAAGGTCGCCGAGCAGGCGGACCTGCCCGTGCTCGTCGACCTCTGGGCAAGCTGGTGCGGTCCCTGCCGCATGGTGAGCCCCGCCCTCGAACAGGTCGCCAAGGACCTGGCCGGCCAGATCAAGCTCGTGAAGGTCGACATCGACGAGTCGCCCCACCTGGCGCGGCGGTTCGAGGTCCAAGCCGTTCCCACCCTGTTGATTCTCGACCGCGGCAGGCCGGTCGCCCGCCAGACCGGTGCCGCGCCGGCGCACGCGCTTCGCCGGTGGGTGGACGAGTCACTGTCGGCGTCCCACGGGTCAGCCGATCCCACCTCGGGGAGGCCGCGATGA